The following proteins are encoded in a genomic region of Limibacillus sp.:
- a CDS encoding pyridoxal-phosphate dependent enzyme, which translates to MPEDQLPKPPVYDNVLEAIGNTPLIRVHHIDTGPCELYLKLESQNPGGSIKDRIGKTMIEAAEVDGSLQPGGTIIEATAGNTGLGLALVAAQKGYRLVIVVPDKMAQEKIFHLKALGADVILTRSDVGKGHPEYYQDMAERLASEKGWFYVNQFGNPANPMAHELTTGPEIWAQMEGRMDAMVCGVGSAGTITGLSRFFAKEAPEVEMVLADPEGSILAHYVETGEISKDVGSWLVEGIGEDFLPDIADFSRVKKAYSVSDEEAFKVARELLSKEGILAGSSSGTLIAAALKYCREQSEPKRVVTFVCDSGNKYLSKMYNDYWMLDQGFLKRPKTGDLRDLISRLHTDSATVTLGPNDTLLTAYGRMKLYDVSQLPVLEDSGQVCGILDEEDLLMRVFRDEARFKDPVHQAMTSQLETIQVDRPIEDLLPIFDQGRVAIVVEGTTFLGLITRIDLLNHLRQKVR; encoded by the coding sequence ATGCCTGAAGATCAGCTCCCCAAGCCCCCCGTCTACGACAACGTCCTGGAGGCCATCGGCAACACGCCGTTGATCCGGGTTCATCACATCGATACAGGGCCTTGTGAGCTTTACCTGAAGTTGGAAAGCCAGAACCCCGGCGGTTCCATCAAGGACCGGATCGGCAAGACCATGATCGAAGCCGCGGAAGTCGACGGCAGCCTCCAGCCCGGCGGGACAATCATCGAGGCGACGGCCGGGAACACGGGCCTGGGGCTGGCGCTGGTCGCCGCCCAGAAGGGCTATCGCCTGGTGATCGTGGTGCCGGACAAGATGGCACAGGAGAAGATCTTTCACCTGAAGGCCTTGGGCGCCGATGTCATCCTGACCCGCTCCGACGTCGGCAAGGGCCACCCGGAATACTATCAGGACATGGCCGAGCGCCTCGCCTCCGAGAAGGGCTGGTTCTACGTCAACCAGTTCGGCAATCCCGCCAACCCCATGGCGCATGAGCTGACGACAGGGCCGGAAATCTGGGCACAGATGGAAGGGCGCATGGACGCCATGGTCTGCGGCGTGGGCTCCGCGGGCACCATCACCGGCCTCTCGCGTTTCTTCGCCAAGGAAGCGCCCGAGGTCGAAATGGTGCTGGCTGATCCGGAAGGGTCGATCCTCGCCCACTACGTCGAGACCGGTGAAATCTCCAAGGACGTCGGATCCTGGCTGGTGGAGGGGATCGGTGAGGACTTCCTGCCCGACATCGCAGACTTCAGCCGGGTCAAGAAGGCCTATAGCGTCAGCGACGAGGAAGCCTTCAAGGTCGCCCGCGAGCTGCTCTCGAAGGAAGGCATTCTGGCCGGCTCCTCCTCCGGCACCCTGATCGCAGCCGCCTTGAAATACTGCCGCGAACAGAGCGAGCCCAAGCGCGTCGTGACCTTCGTCTGCGACAGCGGCAACAAATACCTGTCCAAGATGTACAACGACTACTGGATGCTGGACCAAGGCTTCCTGAAGCGGCCCAAGACGGGCGACCTGCGGGACCTGATCAGCCGCCTGCATACCGACAGCGCGACCGTCACACTCGGCCCGAACGACACACTGCTCACGGCCTATGGCCGCATGAAGCTCTACGACGTCTCGCAGCTCCCCGTCCTGGAGGATAGCGGCCAGGTCTGCGGCATCCTGGACGAGGAGGACCTGCTCATGCGCGTGTTCCGCGACGAGGCGCGCTTCAAGGACCCGGTCCATCAGGCCATGACCAGCCAACTGGAGACGATTCAGGTGGACCGGCCCATCGAGGACCTGCTGCCGATCTTCGACCAGGGCCGCGTCGCCATCGTGGTCGAGGGCACCACCTTCCTGGGCCTGATCACCAGGATCGACCTGCTGAACCATCTGAGACAGAAAGTGCGCTGA
- a CDS encoding threonine ammonia-lyase yields MTVSLEDIKDAAKVIEGQVLRTPSIQAARLSEDLGFDLVLKLENLQTTGSFKERGAVNKLSSLTDEQRKTGVIAMSAGNHAQGVAYHAMRMGIPATIVMPDFAPITKVERTRSFGAQVVLTGETLDASAVAAREIAKEKNLTFVHPYDDELIVAGQGTIGMEMLEDHPDLEVIVVPIGGGGIISGIATAVKAIKPDIKVYGVETEFYPSMYQALHNLTPNSGGQTLADGIAVKNPGQITRAIIKELVEEIILVDETAIETAIAALAEKQKLVAEGAGAAGLAALLAHPQRFKGKKVGTVICGGNIDVRILAGVLTRGLVRDGRMVRLRIDISDRPGVLGKLADIIGRSGGNIIEVFHQRLFQDVPVRNAEIDIIVETRNADHVKEIVDGLQAQGFRTRVLSSRSIDSQVF; encoded by the coding sequence ATGACCGTGAGCCTGGAAGACATCAAGGACGCCGCGAAAGTCATCGAAGGTCAGGTTCTGCGCACGCCCTCCATCCAAGCCGCGCGCCTGAGCGAAGACCTGGGTTTCGATCTGGTTCTGAAGCTGGAGAACCTTCAGACCACCGGCTCCTTCAAAGAGCGGGGCGCGGTCAATAAGCTCTCCAGCCTGACCGACGAGCAGCGCAAGACAGGTGTGATCGCCATGTCGGCGGGCAATCACGCGCAGGGCGTCGCCTATCACGCCATGCGCATGGGCATCCCCGCCACCATCGTGATGCCGGACTTCGCGCCGATCACCAAGGTGGAGCGGACCCGCTCCTTCGGCGCGCAGGTGGTCCTGACCGGCGAAACGCTGGACGCATCGGCCGTGGCCGCACGGGAAATCGCCAAGGAAAAGAACCTCACCTTCGTCCATCCCTATGACGACGAGTTGATCGTCGCCGGCCAGGGCACCATTGGAATGGAGATGCTGGAAGACCACCCGGACCTGGAAGTGATCGTGGTGCCCATCGGCGGGGGCGGCATCATCTCGGGCATCGCAACGGCCGTGAAGGCCATCAAACCGGACATCAAGGTCTATGGCGTGGAGACCGAGTTTTATCCCTCCATGTATCAGGCCCTCCACAACCTCACGCCGAACAGCGGCGGCCAGACGCTGGCGGACGGCATCGCGGTGAAGAACCCCGGCCAAATCACCCGCGCCATCATCAAGGAACTGGTCGAGGAGATCATCCTGGTGGACGAGACCGCGATCGAGACCGCCATCGCAGCACTCGCCGAAAAGCAGAAGCTGGTCGCCGAGGGCGCCGGCGCCGCCGGACTCGCCGCCCTGCTCGCCCACCCGCAACGCTTCAAGGGCAAGAAGGTCGGCACGGTGATCTGCGGCGGCAACATCGACGTGCGCATTCTGGCCGGTGTGCTGACCCGCGGCCTGGTGCGCGACGGCCGCATGGTGCGCCTGCGCATCGACATCTCCGACCGGCCCGGCGTGCTGGGCAAGCTGGCCGACATCATCGGGCGCAGCGGCGGCAACATCATCGAGGTCTTCCACCAGAGGCTCTTCCAGGACGTGCCCGTGCGCAACGCGGAGATCGACATCATCGTCGAGACCCGGAACGCAGATCACGTGAAGGAGATCGTGGACGGTCTTCAGGCACAGGGCTTTCGCACCCGCGTGCTCTCCAGCCGCTCCATCGACTCCCAGGTCTTTTAA
- a CDS encoding penicillin acylase family protein, which translates to MAKGKVAWKVIRWGLYGLSALLVCALAALAAYGWVVSPQTRGSAALPGLDAAVEIWRDDDDIATIRAASEMDAYRALGFLHAQERLWQMDMTRRAGAGRLSELIGEATLELDRLMRTLQLYAEAEKQLPRLSPELRAALDAYAEGVNGFMAQQTLPTPEFLALGYEPEPWTPTDSLVWGNLMALQLSGDWTDELLRVRLAERLSPEQIDFLWPRDREGAPVTLPASAHPVSEQPESREARAEGERALAKVPGEALARLGKILPWPLEPKSASNWWVVAGARSITGLPILANDPHLGLDAPGTWMLTRLEWPDGEGGREVRAGVTAPGVPFLVLGHNGHLAWGFTTTHGDTQDLYVEQLSEDGLRVETPDGWTDLEKQRVTIAVKDGEDVVMTLRRTPRGPIISDVLEDEERALFPADTALSLSWPLYDRQNRTPEAFYRMGKARNALEFMNALALFYAPQQNVAFADRLGNIGFALAGVLPKRPLGDGSSPLAAWVAPFAWEGRVPFEELPQVLNPPEGKLVNANNRIAPPDYPNLINRSFPDPARAIRIEEMLGRNGKLGPTEAGAMQLDVVSVTARDLLPLLLPMLSESQRRSETVQALEDWDRRMTRRRAEPTIFAAWMRSLQSRLLADETGPVFEDLARPDRRVLLRILTEQPVWCDDVTSPEPVESCEAQVRLAYQDALDLLEARLGPDWRQWRWERLHRAPFGHPLYKFVPVLNDLVSLEVGTPGWDDTVNRGGASMGYERPESLFQHRHGPGLRAVYDLSDLENSRFMIAPGQSGNLFSGGYGNLVTRWRDGRALKLVGAATDRDRLLLLNPAQ; encoded by the coding sequence ATGGCGAAAGGCAAAGTCGCTTGGAAGGTGATCCGTTGGGGCCTCTACGGCCTCAGCGCTCTTCTCGTCTGCGCCCTCGCCGCCCTCGCCGCCTACGGCTGGGTCGTCAGTCCGCAGACGCGGGGAAGCGCCGCCCTGCCGGGACTGGACGCTGCGGTCGAAATCTGGCGGGACGACGACGACATCGCCACGATCCGCGCCGCGAGCGAGATGGACGCCTATCGTGCGCTCGGTTTCCTGCACGCACAGGAACGGCTCTGGCAGATGGACATGACGCGGCGGGCGGGCGCCGGCCGCCTTTCCGAGCTGATCGGCGAGGCGACGCTGGAACTGGACCGTCTGATGCGCACGCTCCAGCTCTACGCCGAGGCCGAAAAGCAACTGCCGCGCCTCTCGCCCGAGCTCCGCGCCGCCCTCGACGCCTATGCCGAGGGCGTCAATGGCTTCATGGCGCAACAGACGCTGCCCACGCCGGAATTCCTGGCCCTGGGCTATGAGCCGGAGCCCTGGACGCCCACCGACTCGCTTGTCTGGGGCAACCTCATGGCGCTCCAGCTTTCCGGCGACTGGACCGACGAACTGCTCAGGGTCCGCCTTGCCGAGCGGCTCTCCCCGGAGCAGATCGATTTCCTCTGGCCGCGCGACCGCGAGGGCGCGCCGGTCACCCTGCCCGCCTCCGCCCATCCAGTGTCGGAGCAGCCCGAAAGCCGGGAGGCGCGGGCCGAGGGAGAAAGGGCGCTCGCCAAGGTGCCCGGCGAGGCCCTGGCGCGCCTCGGGAAGATCCTCCCCTGGCCGCTGGAGCCCAAGTCCGCTTCCAACTGGTGGGTCGTGGCTGGCGCGCGCAGCATCACCGGCCTGCCGATCCTCGCCAACGATCCGCACCTGGGGCTGGACGCGCCGGGCACCTGGATGCTGACGCGGCTGGAATGGCCGGATGGCGAGGGCGGACGCGAGGTGCGCGCCGGGGTCACCGCGCCAGGGGTGCCCTTCCTGGTGCTCGGCCACAACGGACATCTGGCCTGGGGCTTCACCACGACCCACGGCGATACCCAGGACCTCTATGTCGAACAGCTCTCGGAAGACGGTCTGCGGGTCGAGACCCCGGACGGCTGGACGGACCTGGAGAAACAGCGGGTGACGATCGCGGTCAAGGACGGCGAAGACGTCGTCATGACCCTGCGCAGGACGCCGAGGGGACCGATCATCTCGGACGTGCTGGAGGACGAGGAGCGCGCGCTCTTCCCCGCCGATACCGCGCTCTCCCTCTCCTGGCCGCTGTACGACCGGCAGAACCGCACGCCCGAGGCCTTCTACCGGATGGGAAAGGCGCGCAACGCGCTGGAGTTCATGAACGCGCTGGCGCTGTTTTACGCCCCGCAGCAGAACGTCGCCTTCGCCGACCGTCTCGGCAACATAGGCTTTGCCCTCGCCGGCGTGCTGCCCAAGCGGCCGCTCGGCGACGGCAGCAGCCCGCTCGCCGCCTGGGTCGCCCCCTTCGCGTGGGAGGGCCGGGTTCCCTTCGAGGAGCTGCCGCAGGTTCTGAACCCGCCGGAGGGAAAGCTGGTCAACGCCAACAACCGCATCGCACCGCCGGATTATCCGAACCTGATCAACCGGAGCTTCCCGGATCCCGCCCGAGCGATCCGTATCGAGGAGATGCTGGGCAGGAACGGCAAGCTGGGTCCGACCGAAGCCGGCGCCATGCAGCTGGACGTGGTCTCCGTGACCGCGCGCGATCTCTTGCCCCTTCTGCTGCCGATGCTGTCGGAGAGCCAACGCCGGAGCGAGACGGTGCAGGCGCTGGAGGACTGGGACCGGCGCATGACACGGCGGCGGGCGGAACCCACGATCTTCGCCGCCTGGATGCGCTCGCTGCAAAGCCGTCTGCTGGCCGACGAGACGGGCCCGGTCTTCGAAGACCTGGCCCGGCCCGACCGCCGCGTCCTTCTCAGGATCCTCACCGAACAGCCGGTCTGGTGCGACGACGTCACCAGCCCGGAACCGGTCGAAAGCTGCGAGGCACAGGTGCGCCTTGCCTATCAGGACGCCCTGGACCTGCTGGAAGCGCGGCTCGGTCCGGATTGGCGGCAGTGGCGCTGGGAGCGGCTGCACCGCGCTCCCTTCGGCCATCCGCTCTACAAGTTCGTCCCGGTGTTGAACGACCTCGTGTCTCTTGAGGTCGGGACGCCGGGCTGGGACGACACGGTGAACCGCGGCGGCGCCTCCATGGGCTACGAACGGCCCGAGAGCCTCTTCCAGCACCGTCACGGTCCGGGATTGCGCGCGGTCTACGACCTCTCCGATCTGGAGAACTCCCGCTTCATGATCGCGCCGGGACAGTCCGGAAATCTCTTCTCCGGCGGCTACGGCAACCTGGTCACGCGCTGGCGCGACGGGCGCGCCCTAAAACTGGTCGGCGCGGCGACAGATCGCGATCGTCTTCTGCTGCTCAATCCTGCGCAGTAG
- a CDS encoding malonyl-CoA synthase, which translates to MNENLYALMEAHFPEDRSETVMEVAGGKLYSFEDLDRISGRIGQLLKDKGVKKGDRVAVQVDKSPENLFLYLGCIRIGGVYLPLNTAYTASEVSYFLGDAEPTVAVCRPKVEAEFKGLAEKLGVPHVLTLGAEGGGSLMEEAEGLDPAVGCVESAGDELAAILYTSGTTGRSKGAMLSHRNLGANTLTLRDYWGFTKDDVLFHALPIFHTHGLFVATHCVLLSGAKMIFLPKFDADQALEMLPRCTAMMGVPTFYTRLLAHPDFGPETCKNMRLFISGSAPLLEETFREFEERSGGFAILERYGMTETCMNTSNPLDGERRAGTVGFPLPGVEVRIADEEGKVLGTNEIGVLEVKGPNVFSGYWRMPEKTAEEFRPDGFFITGDVAKIDERGYIHIVGRAKDLVICGGYNVYPKEIELVVDELPGIGESAVIGVPHPDFGEAVAAVATRDGSADITEEQVIEACKGKLANFKVPKCVYFVEELPRNTMGKVQKNQLRETYKDSFAA; encoded by the coding sequence ATGAACGAGAATCTCTACGCCCTGATGGAAGCGCATTTCCCCGAGGACCGGTCCGAGACGGTCATGGAGGTGGCCGGCGGCAAGCTCTACAGCTTCGAGGACCTGGACCGCATTTCCGGGCGCATCGGACAACTGCTGAAGGACAAGGGCGTCAAGAAGGGCGACCGCGTCGCCGTCCAGGTCGATAAGTCGCCTGAGAACCTCTTCCTCTATCTCGGCTGCATCCGGATCGGCGGCGTCTACCTGCCGCTCAACACGGCCTACACCGCCTCCGAAGTCTCCTACTTCCTGGGCGATGCCGAGCCGACCGTGGCCGTCTGCCGCCCCAAGGTCGAGGCCGAGTTCAAGGGCCTGGCCGAAAAGCTCGGCGTGCCCCATGTCCTGACCCTGGGGGCCGAGGGCGGCGGCAGTCTGATGGAAGAAGCCGAAGGACTGGACCCGGCGGTGGGCTGCGTTGAGTCCGCCGGGGACGAACTGGCGGCGATCCTCTACACCAGCGGCACCACGGGCCGGTCGAAGGGCGCCATGCTGTCGCACCGCAATCTGGGGGCCAATACCCTCACCTTGCGCGACTACTGGGGCTTCACGAAGGATGACGTGCTGTTCCACGCGCTGCCGATCTTCCACACCCACGGCCTCTTCGTGGCGACGCACTGCGTCTTGCTGTCGGGCGCGAAGATGATCTTCCTGCCCAAGTTCGACGCCGATCAGGCGCTCGAGATGCTGCCGCGCTGCACCGCCATGATGGGCGTGCCGACCTTCTACACCCGCCTGCTCGCCCACCCGGATTTCGGGCCGGAGACCTGCAAGAACATGCGGCTCTTCATCTCCGGGTCGGCTCCGCTGCTGGAGGAGACCTTCCGCGAGTTCGAGGAGCGCTCCGGCGGCTTCGCCATCCTGGAGCGCTACGGCATGACCGAGACCTGCATGAACACCTCCAACCCCTTGGATGGCGAACGCCGCGCCGGCACGGTCGGCTTCCCGCTGCCCGGCGTCGAGGTGCGGATCGCCGATGAAGAGGGCAAGGTTCTGGGCACCAACGAGATCGGCGTCCTGGAAGTGAAGGGCCCGAACGTCTTTTCGGGTTACTGGCGCATGCCGGAGAAGACGGCCGAGGAGTTCCGCCCCGACGGCTTCTTCATCACCGGCGACGTGGCGAAGATCGACGAGCGCGGCTACATCCACATCGTCGGGCGCGCCAAGGACCTGGTGATCTGCGGCGGCTACAACGTCTACCCCAAGGAGATAGAGCTGGTGGTGGACGAGCTGCCGGGCATCGGCGAAAGCGCGGTGATCGGCGTGCCGCACCCGGACTTCGGGGAAGCCGTGGCCGCCGTTGCGACCCGCGACGGCTCGGCTGACATCACCGAGGAACAGGTGATCGAAGCCTGCAAGGGCAAGCTCGCCAACTTCAAGGTGCCCAAGTGCGTCTACTTCGTGGAGGAGCTTCCCCGCAACACCATGGGCAAGGTCCAGAAGAACCAGCTCCGCGAAACCTATAAGGACAGCTTCGCCGCCTGA
- a CDS encoding GntR family transcriptional regulator, with product MSAKNASAKKRMRTADHLRRQLEAEILSGALAPGARLDETLLAKRFGVSRTPVREALLQLSSSGLIEMRPRQGALVSKVSAKTLFEMFEVMSELEGQCARLAAQRMTPEERYKLQAAFESCRRAAEAGSADDYYDANQQFHEAIYEGSHNAFLEQQTLNLRNRLAAYRRIQLRRTRRIPASLDEHEEVMRAILEDREEDAEAAMRGHVAIQGDSFVDLLSTLEDDQEVPTPKQARGL from the coding sequence ATGAGCGCCAAGAATGCGAGCGCCAAGAAGCGGATGAGGACAGCCGACCACCTGCGCCGTCAGTTGGAGGCGGAGATCCTGTCCGGCGCGCTGGCCCCGGGCGCGCGGCTCGACGAAACCCTGCTGGCCAAACGCTTCGGCGTGTCCCGAACCCCGGTCCGCGAAGCGCTCCTGCAGCTCTCCTCTTCCGGCCTGATCGAGATGCGCCCGCGCCAGGGAGCGCTGGTCTCCAAGGTCTCGGCAAAGACACTCTTTGAAATGTTCGAGGTGATGTCGGAGCTGGAAGGTCAGTGCGCGCGACTTGCCGCCCAGCGCATGACGCCGGAGGAGCGCTACAAGCTTCAGGCGGCCTTCGAGTCCTGCCGCCGCGCCGCCGAGGCGGGCAGCGCCGACGACTACTACGACGCCAACCAGCAGTTCCACGAGGCCATCTATGAGGGCAGCCACAATGCCTTTCTGGAGCAACAGACCCTGAACCTGCGCAACCGCCTGGCCGCCTACCGCCGCATCCAGTTGCGGCGAACGCGGCGCATCCCCGCCTCCCTGGACGAGCACGAAGAGGTGATGCGGGCGATTCTGGAGGACCGCGAAGAGGACGCCGAAGCGGCCATGCGCGGCCATGTCGCGATCCAGGGGGACAGCTTTGTTGACCTGCTCTCCACTCTGGAAGACGACCAGGAAGTTCCAACACCCAAACAAGCACGAGGCCTTTGA
- the dctP gene encoding TRAP transporter substrate-binding protein DctP, translated as MFTSKSFHLKVAGVAAAALMLATPALAETTLKASHQWPGGKGDVRDEMVQIIAKEVEKAGVDLKVQVYPGGSLFKAKQQWDAMTKNQLDISAFPLDYASGRHPQFSATLMPGLVKNHDHAKRLNDSPYMDEIKKIINDAGIIVLSDAWLAGGFVGKDKCITSPADAQGQVMRAAGPAFEQMLVEAGASINSMPSSELYTGLQTGVLDGANTSSGSFVSYRIYEQVKCLTPPGDFALWFMYEPILMSKSSFDSLTPEQQKALMDAGQVAEDYFFEEAKGLDKELVEVYEKAGVQINPMTKEDYDAWVAVAKKSSYKIFAENVPGGAEIIEKALAVE; from the coding sequence ATGTTCACTAGCAAGTCATTCCATCTGAAGGTAGCCGGCGTCGCCGCCGCTGCTCTCATGCTGGCCACGCCGGCACTCGCGGAAACCACGCTCAAGGCCTCTCACCAGTGGCCCGGCGGCAAGGGCGACGTGCGCGACGAGATGGTGCAGATCATCGCCAAGGAAGTCGAAAAGGCGGGCGTCGATCTGAAGGTGCAGGTCTATCCCGGCGGCTCGCTCTTCAAGGCGAAGCAGCAGTGGGACGCCATGACCAAGAACCAGCTCGACATCTCGGCATTCCCGCTGGACTACGCGAGCGGCCGTCACCCGCAGTTCAGCGCCACGCTGATGCCGGGTCTGGTCAAGAACCACGATCACGCAAAGCGTCTGAACGATTCGCCCTACATGGATGAGATCAAGAAGATCATCAATGACGCGGGCATCATCGTGCTGTCCGACGCCTGGCTGGCCGGTGGCTTTGTCGGCAAGGACAAGTGCATCACCAGCCCCGCCGATGCGCAGGGCCAGGTCATGCGCGCGGCCGGTCCGGCCTTCGAGCAGATGCTGGTCGAGGCCGGCGCCTCGATCAACTCCATGCCGTCTTCCGAGCTCTACACCGGTCTTCAGACCGGCGTGCTCGATGGCGCGAACACCAGCTCGGGCTCCTTCGTTTCCTACCGGATCTACGAGCAGGTCAAGTGCCTGACGCCTCCGGGGGATTTCGCCCTCTGGTTCATGTACGAGCCGATCCTGATGTCCAAGTCGTCCTTCGATTCCCTGACGCCTGAACAGCAGAAGGCGCTGATGGACGCGGGCCAGGTCGCCGAGGACTACTTCTTCGAGGAAGCCAAGGGCCTGGATAAGGAACTGGTCGAGGTCTACGAGAAGGCCGGCGTCCAGATCAATCCGATGACCAAGGAGGATTACGACGCCTGGGTCGCCGTGGCGAAAAAGTCCTCTTACAAGATCTTCGCCGAGAACGTCCCCGGCGGGGCCGAGATCATCGAGAAGGCCTTGGCCGTCGAGTGA
- a CDS encoding TRAP transporter small permease gives MDAFISAVRWTSRFFGVIAVLLLLAAVLAVCHLVIVRYILNSSAIWQHEFVTFSIIGSTLLGSPYVLLTRGHVNVDLLPQYLGQKGRLLLALVASGLSFVFCAVVGFAGFEVWLEALTNGWRNETVWAPPLWIPYMAIPLGLGLVCLQYLADVLALLTGRDMPFGLPPKGGE, from the coding sequence ATGGACGCCTTCATTTCCGCTGTCCGCTGGACCTCCCGCTTCTTCGGCGTCATAGCGGTGCTTCTGCTGCTGGCGGCCGTCTTGGCGGTCTGCCATCTGGTCATCGTTCGCTACATCCTCAACAGTTCCGCCATCTGGCAGCACGAGTTCGTGACCTTTTCGATCATCGGCTCGACGCTGCTGGGCAGCCCCTACGTGCTGCTGACGCGCGGCCATGTGAACGTGGACCTGCTGCCGCAGTACCTGGGGCAGAAGGGGCGTCTGCTGCTGGCGCTTGTCGCCTCGGGCCTCTCCTTCGTTTTCTGCGCGGTGGTCGGCTTCGCCGGGTTCGAGGTTTGGCTGGAGGCCCTGACCAACGGTTGGCGCAACGAGACGGTTTGGGCGCCGCCCTTGTGGATCCCCTACATGGCGATCCCGCTTGGCCTGGGGCTCGTCTGCCTGCAATACCTGGCCGACGTGCTTGCGCTTTTAACCGGGCGTGACATGCCCTTCGGGTTGCCACCCAAGGGTGGGGAGTAG
- a CDS encoding TRAP transporter large permease yields MSELQIGLLVAIVTIVILLSGAPVAFSLGIVAVGFLVVFDGFGALSFVADIFYGGLDSFALLSIPMFILMGAAIASSRAGADLYEALDRWLYRVPGGLMASNIGACAIFAALSGSSPATCAAIGKMGIPEMRKRGYPASVATGSIAAGGTLGILIPPSITMIVYGIATETSIGRLFLAGLVPGLLLTGLFIAWGLFSAWRKGYEFVEPGLRYSLMQKIEMLPKVGPFLLIIAGILYVLYGGVATPSEAAGVGAMFCLLLVIVIYKVHRKGELFSIFRDSMRESVMILMIIAAADLFSYMMSSLFITQSLAMWIADLEVNRWVLMGCINLFLLVAGFFLPPVAVILMAAPTLLPIIETIGFDAIWFAVVLTINMEIGLITPPVGLNLYVINGIAPDVKLQTILLGALPFMLCMVVAIVLLCIFPEIALWLPEALMGPAI; encoded by the coding sequence ATGAGTGAGCTTCAAATCGGCCTCTTGGTCGCCATCGTCACGATCGTCATTCTGCTGTCGGGCGCGCCGGTCGCCTTCAGCCTCGGCATCGTCGCCGTCGGCTTCCTGGTGGTCTTCGACGGCTTCGGCGCGCTCTCCTTCGTCGCCGATATCTTCTATGGCGGCTTGGACAGCTTCGCGCTGCTCTCGATCCCCATGTTCATCCTGATGGGGGCGGCCATCGCCTCCTCGCGCGCCGGCGCCGACCTCTACGAGGCCCTGGACCGCTGGCTCTACCGCGTGCCGGGCGGGCTCATGGCCTCCAACATCGGCGCCTGCGCGATCTTCGCCGCGCTATCGGGCTCTTCGCCCGCGACCTGTGCGGCGATCGGCAAGATGGGCATCCCGGAGATGCGCAAGCGCGGCTATCCCGCCTCCGTCGCGACCGGTTCCATCGCCGCGGGCGGCACGCTCGGCATCCTGATCCCGCCGTCGATCACCATGATCGTCTACGGCATCGCGACCGAGACCTCGATCGGGCGGCTCTTCCTGGCGGGGCTGGTGCCCGGCCTGCTGCTGACGGGGCTGTTCATCGCCTGGGGACTCTTTTCGGCCTGGCGAAAGGGCTACGAGTTCGTCGAACCCGGCCTGCGCTACAGTCTGATGCAGAAGATCGAGATGCTGCCGAAGGTCGGTCCCTTCCTGCTCATCATCGCCGGTATCCTCTACGTGCTCTACGGCGGCGTTGCCACGCCTTCGGAAGCGGCGGGCGTGGGCGCGATGTTCTGCCTGCTGCTGGTGATCGTGATCTACAAGGTTCACCGCAAGGGCGAGCTCTTCTCCATCTTCCGCGATTCCATGCGGGAGTCGGTGATGATCCTGATGATCATCGCCGCCGCCGACCTGTTCAGCTACATGATGTCCAGCCTCTTCATCACCCAGTCGCTGGCCATGTGGATCGCGGACCTGGAGGTCAACCGCTGGGTCCTGATGGGCTGCATCAACCTGTTCCTGCTGGTCGCGGGTTTCTTCCTGCCGCCGGTCGCGGTCATCCTGATGGCGGCCCCGACGCTCTTGCCGATCATCGAGACCATCGGTTTCGACGCCATCTGGTTCGCCGTGGTCCTGACCATCAACATGGAGATCGGGCTGATCACCCCGCCGGTGGGACTGAACCTCTACGTCATCAACGGCATTGCGCCGGACGTTAAGTTGCAGACGATCCTGTTGGGGGCCTTGCCCTTCATGCTTTGCATGGTGGTCGCCATCGTGCTGCTCTGCATCTTCCCGGAGATCGCCTTGTGGCTGCCGGAGGCCTTGATGGGGCCGGCAATATAG